The genomic stretch AAACACTTTGCCAACAGTGGTTCACTTCGACCCAGTTGAATCTCTTGAGCTGCGAATAGTTTGTTACAGAGAGGCTGTATATGATATCTGATTACGAAGAGACCCATCTACTAAATATCCATAGCACAACTTCAATTCTTCCTTAAATAGTAACCCTCAAGAGAAAACATGCTGAGACtacatttttttgcttttgatgaaaaatggcGACGACACAACCAAATTTAGTCATGCAATTCGATCAGTAGCTTTCTTTTATTAAATCATCATATGTCAACTTCAAATCAAagttattgtgttattatttagAACCAAGATGTGTCGATTTAATCATGTTTGATAAAAGGAATATGATTCTGTTGATTGTGTTCAGATTTACTGTAATGTGTTTAGTAAGTGAATGATCCCCTATATATACTTTCAGGCCTAAATAGTAGTTAGATCATAGTCATAGAAATAAATGGCTGCCGCTGTTTTGACTCCCATCATTCAACCCTGATGGATGCTAATATCAGAACACTGCTTTGAATCTAGTCAGCTTCAGCTTTACTTTAAGGAATGAGGTACCTAAGGTGCTGTGTGAAAAAGTCCCCTCATTCATTGGCACAGTGGTGGCCTCAACATTGAGCAGAGCTGGAATTTGTAGTTTACACAAATTTTTGAacttttctaaaaatgtatcGAATGAAACTTAAGCTCTACTTGATAAGATTTTAGtaacatgtttttgatgagcATGTGTTCATTGTTCAAAGGAGacgttttaaattaattatgaatagACTTgcttaaaaagagaaaatgtactATTTTCAGCTTGAATGGTGAAAATATGTCTCAGTCATTGCAAAATATTTCACACTGGATGCACCTCAGTACTTGCTGTTGAGCCTTTTCAGGTTAATGGGTCcttagtttgtgtttttcatgacAAAATTGTTTATACCACTGTCCATGAAATGTTTCTTCATTGGAGCTTTCCACAAACAAAATACCTTAACTCTGTCATAAGTAAGTAATCACTGTGTCATTAAACGTCCCTAATCTTGTATTCTGTTATTATTCTTTCAGATGGCTGCGATCAGAAAGAAACTAGTGATAGTTGGTGATGGAGCCTGTGGCAAGACCTGTCTCCTCATAGTGTTCAGCAAAGATCAGTTCCCGGAGGTTTATGTGCCCACAGTGTTTGAAAACTACGTGGCAGATATCGAGGTTGATGGTAAACAGGTAAGCTGTTTATTGCAAATGtcaagtgtttcatttttacagtaGTAAAATGATCACAACAGGAGTGTGTAGTTTGAGGCTCTGAACCttaggttttgttttcaaagtATTGCCCCAACTGACACCTGCTGTACACATTTGGTTACCATATGttctgagtgatctgatcacaagtggacagctttaagCCCGACAATTCACACCTTAAATGCATCTCGACGTGTCTTGGGTGACctcttgtgatcagatctcacttccccacTCTATATGCAAATTTACACCTACACCACTGCAACAAATGGATAtggtttttaaataaagaaagaaatatcttcatgtataacttTTGCTGAATTAATAAGAAGCCCCAGATAATTTGTTGTAGATGGCGTTTCACAAAGATTATAAAGTTTCTCCCTACACAACAAGTCTCAAACttaagcatttttttaagggagtcttgGGACTTTCTCCTCGGGCATCAAAGAAGTAGCCTTGATTAGTTACTATTCactgtatttgtaaatgtgtcATGTTTACTACcaatatgttgtattttttaatatatctAGTGTAGATGGTGAAATCTGTTGCTGCAGGGAGGTAAGAATCTGCACATTAGACACAGAGCAGAAAGGGCGCACTATAGGCATGAAGAAAGGCGGGCTGGTTTAGTGATGCAGTGACAAATGGACACtttttaaaaggaaagaaacatcttgATTTGTTGTGGAGTGCGGGGATATTGGGGTTACTACTTCAATAATTAGTTCAAATGGACAGTGTTCACAAAAATCTGCTGTTAACatgtaatttacattacagtgaaccacattgaaatcagacagtgtgtaatCCATTGTATGTGTTGTTGTagcttcttcttgttttgtggAGGACGTCAGTTGAGTAGGCGGTGTCTGAAGACACTACTTAAAGAATGTTGTCACATGCGTGATTGGATCTCAAATGCGTCCTCAATGCGTCATGGGGGTGATCATACCTGTActagagctgtccacttgtgactGGATCACTTAGAACGCATGTagataccaggtctgaacaacCTCTTTGAGACTTCATGTGAGAATTTATGTAAAATGGAGGTTGACCCATGAACAAAAATTACAGATTGCCTGTGTAGAGTTTTGATAGACTATGGtgtcataattaacaacaaCTGAAGACTGTGTACAAACTGGTAAATGTGTCTGATCACATTTAAACCTATCGGAAACAGATCTCACAGGATGTGACTGTTTCTATGACTTCCTGTAAAGACTGAAGGCTGCTGGAAAACTGCCTGACTtaccccctgctgctgctgcctggtcTCACCCACTATCCAGCCAAGGTGCAGTTCATCTCGAACAAGCCTTGTGTCTCAGGTGTTTGTAGTTTAAGACACCTGTGTATGGAAGCTCCAGTCACTGGTTAACCAGTATTCCTTTCTACAATTACATCATgagacaaaagaacactccaaCTCCgtgaaaaggttattgaaatgtataagtcaggggatggatacaaaaacatttccaagtcactgaacgTCACccggagttcagttaaatcAGTCGCTGAGTttggagagactctgcatatAACAACTGTTGGATGGGGTTTTCACCAGTCAAGCTCATTAAATCTTGACttgagttcacccaaaggcatctgggagactccaaggtcaactggaagaaagttatttggtctgatgagaccaaaatggaactttttggccatcagactagaTGCTATGTTTGGCGGgaaccaaacactgcacatcacaaCAAACCATCCCCactgtgaagcatggtggtggcagcatcatgctgtggggatgcttctcggcagcaggccctggaaggcttgtaaatttagagggtaaaatgaatgcagttaAATACAGGtaaatcctggaggacaacctgattcagtctgcaagagaaccactacttgggagaagatttattttccagcatgACAGTGACCCGAAGCATACAGCGAAAGCTCTACAGAAATGGTTGAAAGACAACAAGGttaatgttctggagtggccgagtcaaagcccagacctcaatccaatagagaattaATTggtggctggacttgaaaagggctgttcatgCCCAAtccctgtgcaacctgacagagcttgagcagttttgcaaagaagagTGGAGTAAAATttcagtgtccagatgtgcaagcctgattgagacctatccacacaAACTCGCAGCCAAAGGTGCATCTAAAGactgacttgaagggggtgaatacttatgcaataacttattttacattatatatttgtaaataattgacattattttgtagaaatctgttttcactttgacattaaagagtttattttttaaattcttgtcACAAAAACCAAATTctattgaccatgattccatttataaaagcaataaaatgagaaaaaagtgcTTTTTATGGGCACTATATATCTGCAATAAGCTAATATTGGCAGATGTATCAGCCTGGCCCTATTTTAGAGCCTATACCTCACCCCTACTCCACCTGTGATCTGTATCTGGATACGTTACCTGGATAATGAGAGCTGATTACAGGCCTTGGCACATTACATGGTTTGCTGGCAACCACCTCATGACAAGACTTTGGGAAGACACAGAGCATGGTTATTgtttacaaagaaaaagagtATCACAGGGATGAGTCCTAAAACTCAGAAATAAGTTGGCATTTTTGCCCTGCCAGATCACTCGTATTGGATTTTTTGAATGGGATTTTGGTTAGATGCCCGCATTAAGGTCTGGTAAACAGAGAAATTTCAAAGCTCCCCCTTTGACTGGTTTGTAAACCAGCTCGTGAGGGCTTTAACATGCTCAAAAACTCATGAAACTATGCACAAAATTCAATCAGGGTGGAAATGTAGGTATTTTTATAGGGCGGCAAATACCGATTTAATGCCACGAAAAAGGATGTTGCTGTTACTTGTTGTACAAGGTCGAATCTACACCAAATTTCACACGTTTGGTGTATACTCACAAAATCCTTAACACAGTAATGACGTTGtatggtaattctaagtgctcTATcttaggcaactggactttccagtttcagttttgtcacaactgaagaagcctcttggatgagaggtgaaacgtcttcaagaaactgtcAGGCTGCCTgcaatatagcacttagaattaccattaCCTGGATGACTGTGAACCTTCATCAAGACGTTGTATGGTGAATACTGTGACGTTGGATCCCGTTAATGTGGCAACGCTTTAATGGCCATGAAACAGGAAATTGTAGTAACTTGACTGTATATTGTCCAATCTTTCCCAAATTTGACGTGTTTGATCAGAGTCCTGGCCATAACGCATGCAAATTAGGAGGTATACTCATAACACCACCTACTGGCAACAGGAAGAGAGCCCTTGGTGACAATCATCATTTGATTCGCATGACATTTACTTAGTGTAGTCTACCCTTCATAAAATTGAACCTAACATGTAATTAGTCTGTTCTAGTGCCACAATGTGGACACAGAAGTAGCATTGAACTTATTTGCACAGTGTCCAATACACATGATGATTCACAGGCGTGTTGAACTGTCTGCGTTCTGCCACGggtccactgctgcagcatgCCTCCATCCGTGCGTGGTTGCGAGGGCCCGTACATCACTATTTGCAGTATtggttttaaataatttttttcttcactggaaaaaaatgaactcTCTAACGAGATTTCAAGAAAGATAAGTGTGGATAGTTCTTGTTTCTTGCTGTTCTGATTTAtggtccttttttttattttcgaTGTCTTTAATCCACTTACTCCAATTAGCCCGCTcgtaatatatttatatttatatcaatCAATCctccttattttatttttctttctctatgCTGAACACAGAGTCTCATCTATTCATTTctctgtctttacaggccgactttagttgcCAAGCTAATAGTTTACCCTTGCAATCTTGCCTTCCAGTCGTCTTGCTAATTTAGACAAGTCAAATCCTGACTTCAGCTCTGGAAAtaatacacagagacagagatccATCTGGACATGTCACtctcaaaaagaaagaagtatTTTCCGAAATGTTAAACTAGTCATTTTATATATAAGACCACATTCCTTATGAACATTGAGTTTTGAGACTAGTTAATAATGGCCAATAACTCTTTCAGACACTGTGCAGCTCTTACAGCATGTCTCTGGGTCTAACAAAATTTCACCTTAATCTAGATGTACTGCTGCTCTAATGTCAGTATTTATGTAGTGACTTCCTTGGTAGTAATCTAGTCATGTTGTCCTTTCCTGTCTGAAGGTGGAGCTGGCTCTTTGGGACACAGCGGGACAGGAGGACTATGATCGATTGAGACCTCTCTCCTATCCAGACACAGACGTGATCCTAATGTGTTTCTCCATTGACAGCCCTGACAGTTTGGGTGAGATTTCTTTtatgttgttggtttttttttgtgctttttttaacCAATATTCTCTTTGTATCTGTTCCGTGTTCAACATGTTCCCCTTGTGCCCATTGCAGAGAATATTCCTGAGAAGTGGACTCCCGAGGTCAAGCACTTCTGTCCCAGTGTGCCCATTATTCTTGTGGGAAACAAGAAAGACCTGCGGAATGATGAGCACACACGTCGAGAGTTAGCCAAGATGAAACAGGTCAGAGGGCCAAAATTAACGGAGCTCATTCAGATGCTTCAAGTGTTTCAAGCCTGCAAAGTGTATAAATGGTCACTACATTATTGTTGTTAAGCTTTCATGCATATAGATTTAGTTTTATTACCTGCATGTGGTTCTTTTGCAGTAACATTCATCAGCATTTTGTAGGGCTGTAGCtaattgttttattacctcTACCAAGGAGGTAATGTTGTGACCCATGTCGGTTTGTTGGGTAgtttgtttgtggtgtgtcagcagaaatacacaaaaactactgaacagatttcaaagaaacgtggatggatgatgggtctCCCAGAatggaccccattaacttttggtacaGATCAAGATAAAGGAacagatccaggaattattTCTCATGGTCTTAAACATTGCGAGataatttttcaacattttagttaatttctcagggaacaatgTATGGAtcttaaagaaaaaatcaattggttttaggtggctggtatctatgagtgagtacaatttgatgcagatacTAAAAACAATccagatctagcagatttaaatatgttttcatagagggtaaaaaaaaatagttaggCATGCAGTGAAAAGAGGTTATACATGGACCACTGCTGTACCTGAACGTGTGATTGATAGTCATTAGTCTAATTATTGTTGACAGAAGGTGACTTCCTGGTTTCTTTAAAGCTTAGGGACAAAATCGCTCATTTTACACAAACTTTCTGCAGTTATTCTTTTCACTATTTAGATTAGTTGAACATATTCAGTTGTTCTTAAACTGTGAAAGGGGTCACTGAAGGAAAAAAGTTGGGAACCACTGTATTGATCTACTCCAAAAAGACACTTGAGGcctgttttacattgttttacatGTAAAGATAGTGTTTTTCTCCATacatctcccattgacttcaacacagctgtcaccacagtcaggccccaaagcaagattcaATGACGTAATGCCCGTTCCATCTTCTTTAAGTTATACGGCCCACTGAATAGGGTCAGCATAGTTTCCTCCGATAGATGTTGCATTGTAATGACacaacagatttttaaatggcTTTACTGGGCTCCAGGAAAGTTTTGAAAAGTATTACAcctacattaattaaaaatgtgtcatcagaGCCTGTTTGCTGTTTGAAGTTTCTCTTGATTAATGGACAAAATTGGATCCGCCTTGTCTATAATACATTCATAGTTGAAATAGGTTctataaatattacatttatgtaCGAACTGCTCAGGTCAATTCCATGTAGTGCTACAACTGTTTTCCATACTAAACTCtacatgttaaaaaatgatgtcCTGTTGTCTTTAATTTTCCTCTCTGACTTTGTTTTATCCTAACAGGAACCAGTGAAGTCAGAAGAGGCGAGGGATATGGCTAACCGGATCAATGCCTTTGGTTACTTGGAGTGCTCGGCCAAGACGAAGGATGGTGTGAGGGAGGTGTTTGAAATGGCCACCAGGGCGGCTCTACAGGCCAAGAGACGAGGAAAGAAGAGCGGTTGCCTTCTGCTTTAGAGTGTCAGCTCACGCAGGAttgggagggagggaaaagaaaaacaagccaaGAAAAAAcatccctcctctgtctgcttTGGCACCAAGGTGGGCACATTTGAATGGGGAGTTACAGGGATGGGGGAGAGAATCAAACCAGgccaaaggggaaaaaaggtcACACAAAGGAAAAAGGGAGTATACGCTGAAGTCCAAGGTTATAGCCTTTAGCTTTCAAATACaagaaaaaatactgtaatcATGTGTTTAGGATTCATTTGACCTCAAAATAGAAGATGTGAAGAGAAAGGAACAACACAAGTATTTGGAGGTAGGGCTCCAGTTTCCTTGAGTGGAGTAAAATGGTCTCAGCTGTCCTTAACTGAAGCTTTGTGGGTTGAGGTTGAGACCAGCTCCAGAGGAGATCAGGGGGCTCAGTGCACCCACAAGTGTGTGCCTGCTTAACTAACTGTTGGAAGACTTCCAAGGCTTGCAGTGTGACTGTGCTTGTCTTTCAGTTTTGTCCTATAAGTCTTCTTTCAtaagtttttctttctccataaGTTCCCAGTGGAAACATACAGTAGACCAACCTTACGATATGGACATGGGTTTCTGTTTCATGAACTAATATTTGGAAcatctttcattcatttaaatggaTAGAAGTTTGATTATCAGCATTAGAGCATAAATACATGATGGTAATGAGACCAACTTATTTGAGTGTTTATATGAAAAACTGTCAGAAAACTGGAAGTGACTGAACTGATTTGGACTGTCAGACACAGTGTATACAGTTGGTATTAAGGGCATGACGAGTTGAGATACGGGGCCTTAACTTACCTGAAATATAGGTTGGACCAGACCTTTGTGTGAAACGGGGTTATATTAGAGACAAGACTTTAATTTCTGATTTCCTCTGGTTaaagttgtttattttagtAAGAAGCCTCCATGTTTTCTGATCTGCTCCTGTTCTAATTTGCTATTGTGCAAAATCAACACTTCCTCCATGTTTACCTGTCGTGTTGATATATTCAGTATAATGTGCATTTCTACAGCACTGTCCCCATCACTACTTAAACAGTCATGTTGTGTCAGTTTCTCCTTTTTAACATAAATACTATTTTAAGTTACAAACTATTTCAcctcagttttgttgttttttaaattgctgtTGAGAAACCAGAATGGAACGCAGTCTCTCTGTACAGATTTTACTTAAGTGACCTCCCAGCAGCTCATAGGACAAATTTCCTCTTTTTCAaatttgaaacatttgcagGCAGCATCGAGTTTCATTGGGAAGCAAATGTAAATAATTAGAGAATGAAAACAAGGTAACACTtgaaggtccttgtaataagcgtTAGTTTATAAGGCCAGATGGGTTCaaataagatgcttattaacaatAAGACAGTATAAGGGTcaatataaacatgtttattgtcagATGTTAAGACATTTCTAAGCACTTGCAAGAAAATACTTACTatgtcattgttaaacctttacttagctgttttgttgcttttttaagATTAATACATACTTTACTATGCATTTATTAACCGTTAACTCTGcacttattaacagttaacttTCAAAAGCAAATTTAAGGTTAACAGATCCTTTATTATGCATTAACACTTTTTTGCATGTCTTATtatctaacaataaacatgtttattatgctattattaaGACTTGTATAGCCTGAGTAATGTTAATTAGTATTTTATAAGGACTTAAGAGGGCCATATTACCTGATAACACTTaataaaagtgaagtgaaagtcAGAGGAACAATGTAGTGACTCTGTTGATGGAATAAGAGCAGTGGAAATGTACATTAAATTTTAGTATGTAAGATATAACAGTATAATTTCTCCCCTCTTTGTTTTAAACCCAGCTATTATTTGTTGTTTGGCTGTTAGACACTCTTCCATTACTTAAACaccagcttttattttaaaattgacCTTGTACCTGTACGTCAGGGTGTTAATGgaagtgtgttttgtttctacTCATGATGCCACAACtgttctttttctgctttgtatTCTGTTGTATGTTATTTTAACTTTGTGATATTCTACTGGCTTACTTTGTATTATTTGcacacagtttaaaacaaaaggTCAGTGTAGTGCacactttgacaaaaaaaaatgtcagcttaTGAAATGCAAGTATTGGTTATTTGTAAGAGGAATATTCTTTTGTACACAAACGTATCCTCATTTTTCTCCAGTCTTTTTTAATGTATTCTACAGGAAATAAATTGTAACTGATAATGACCAAACTCCACCACCATTTCAGTTACTTGTATAAAAGATGCCTTTGTCTGCCACTTACAGGTGGATCAGTCATCACAAAATTCCTGTTTTTCATGTAGTTCTCTTCTACATTGTAGTAGAGCTCCCAAAGTTTCCAAAGATAGACAATTAGTCACACTGGatttaaaatgctaaatattttCAGTTGATTGTACTGTGCAGCCTTTGGCTTATGGCTGTCATGTAGCTGTAATGAAGAACTTTAATAAATTGAGACAATGTATGAAGCCCAGTTTCTGTTGTAAATGTGTTGTCTCAAAACTATTTCCACGAACTCGACACAGCTTCTCCAGTGCAACGGTATATAACTGTTTCCTCAGGCTCAGTTGGATTCTTAATGCCTATGAAAGGTAAAATCATTGGCGTGCCTCTTCAAGGTTAACTTCACTCAGTggctgcattgcattgtgggaaatgtaggcaccAGATCACTGGGCTAGCATTGTACGCCTGTAAAACTGTTGGACTCATCATGGACGGTtgagaaatgatgaaaacaaatgatcaacatgaatacagcagaaccagagatatcattTTTTATCTCATGCATTCATCTTCCTTTTCGAAACCCagcacccacaatgcaatttagccattGTCTAACATCATTGGAAGAATTTCAGATTTcttgcagcttcctctggagccacaagaggcttcagattacttttttcacacagatctgtttaacacactttaatgtgtaaaagttGAGTTGTCAGCTGAAATAAAATAgatgaaatattttacaaaaggAAAATGGCAACCTTGAAACAAGTTTAATGATTCCATGTACACTGGTTTTGACacaggtccagtttgggtaaccacaggttttaagtAGTCCTCTGAagtgcttctgttccttctccttcccctctgtctttgtgggcacggtctcagcccgatggtttagggttctgcaactcccctccagttagttaggactgaagaagcctcttggatgagaggtgaaacatcttcaagaaactgaaacacatccagttgcctacgatacagcacctagaaacAGTGCAACATGCAGTATGTGGTGTCTTGGCCTGACAGCGGGCTCAGTCCTCAGCTTCATTCTAATGTGTGATGGAGTCCTGCCACAAATTCCTGATAACACGGCTCTGAAACAAAGAGCATATGAGACTTTCTTAAAAAAGAGATGTGAATTAGTCGACTGATGTAATCAACAATTTCAACAAAGGAAATTATGTAGCTAGCCACAAACCTGTGTCTGGCTCAATAAATGAGTGTCTAATGAGGAAGTCCAAGACCACCATGGCACAGTTGGGTTTGAAGTCTTCAGTGGCCAACAGGTCCTTCACCTGAAACCAAGACAGAGCCATCACATAGTACCTCTCTCATATTTTCATCACATCTAAATctcattttctgttcttttaatg from Pagrus major chromosome 7, Pma_NU_1.0 encodes the following:
- the LOC140999484 gene encoding rho-related GTP-binding protein RhoA-C, which produces MAAIRKKLVIVGDGACGKTCLLIVFSKDQFPEVYVPTVFENYVADIEVDGKQVELALWDTAGQEDYDRLRPLSYPDTDVILMCFSIDSPDSLENIPEKWTPEVKHFCPSVPIILVGNKKDLRNDEHTRRELAKMKQEPVKSEEARDMANRINAFGYLECSAKTKDGVREVFEMATRAALQAKRRGKKSGCLLL